CAGATCAGTGGCATAAAAAAGCAGGAAGGCTATAGTTTAATCTTTAAACACAGCACCCGTTGTTCAGTGAGTATGATGGCAAAAAAGCGTTTTGAACTGGATTGGGAAATTATCCCTGAAGGAACAAATCTATATTTCCTTGACCTGATCAGCCATCGTGCAATTTCTGCACAGATAGCTGAAACATTTCAAGTTCACCATGAGTCTCCTCAGATCTTATTGATCAAGGACGGCGATTGTGTATTAGATGCCTCTCATAGTGACATCTCGGCCGATGAAGTAGCCGAACTGATTAATAATTAAAAGAAATAGTTTTCTTTAAGTCAGGATGAAGGCTGTAAAATACCGGACAGGTATTTGCAGACCTTTCAATAATCTTTTTGTCTTTATCAGAATAGTTATTTGCAGGGAACTGGAGAACAGCTATAATTTCCGCTACTCTTCTTGGGCCTTCTGCCATAATTTTCGTGATTTCACAAGTGGCCCCATCAATATTAAAGCCATGTTCTGCTGCTGCAATCCCTACAATAGTGATCATGCAGTTTCCTAGTGAAGTAGCCAGCAAATCTGTTGGTGAAAATGCTTCCCCTTTACCTTTATTGTCTACAGGTGCATCGGTAATGATTTCATTGCCCGAACGTAAGTGAACAGAGGTAGTTCTCAATCCTCCGTTATAAGTTATTTTTGAAGTTGCCATATCAGGTTGTTTTTTAGGTCAGCTTAAATTCTGATTAAGCCCGCTTTACAAGATTAACATAAATTATTTATCAAATCAATAATCTTTCCACGTGTATTTCCTCTGGTTTGTCATAATTTAATCGTTTTTAAGCATAACATTACACCTTACATACATTTCATGTTTATAACAATTCAAACCTATTGCTTAACTTTGCTGCATGATCGAACTTCCGGTTGTTTCAGCAAACCCAGTACAACGTAAACCAGATTGGCTTAGAGTTAAGCTTCCTGTAGGTAAAGAGTATGCGCAGGTGCGCAGTCTTGTAGATACCCATAAATTACATACCATTTGCGAAAGTGGCAATTGTCCGAATATGGGCGAATGCTGGGGCGCTGGTACGGCAACGTTCATGATTCTCGGTAACATCTGTACCCGCTCCTGCTCTTTTTGTGCAGTGGCAACAGGCAGACCAAAAGCCGTGGATACCGATGAGCCTAACCGGGTGGCAAATTCAGTAAAATTAATGCAGGTTAAACATTGTGTGATTACTTCAGTAGACCGCGATGATTTAAAAGATGGCGGATCTATTATCTGGGCAGAAACCTTACAGGCTATCCGCAGAGAAAGTCCTTCGACAACTTTAGAAACGCTTATCCCTGATTTCAGAGGTATTTGGGACAACCTTTACCGTGTACTGGAAGAACGTCCTGAAGTGATGTCTCATAACATCGAAACAGTACGCCGTTTAACTAAACAAGTACGTGTTCAGGCTAAATATGACAGAAGTCTGGAGTGTCTGAAAAGGATCTCAGAATTCGGTTTGAGAACTAAAACAGGAATCATGCTTGGCTTAGGAGAAACGGAAGATGATGTACTGGAAGCAATGGATGATTTAGTGGCTAATGGGGTACATATTCTGACCTTGGGCCAGTATTTACAACCTACACGTAACCACCATCCGGTTGTGGACTGGATTCATCCTGATCAATTTGCTAAATACAAAGAAATTGGAATGCAAAAAGGTTTAAGGTATGTAGAAAGCGGTCCGTTGGTACGTTCCTCTTACCATGCAGAAAAACACCTTTTTGATTTTTAATTCGTAGCTAACAAGTTCAAACAAAAAGACCTTTGAACTTGTTAAACATTCTGTATATTAGCAAACCTTGGCACCGAATAAAAAAATATCCCTTACAGAAGAAGACCTGGTGCGTGCACTGAAAGGTCAGGAGACTATCGCTATTCAGGCTTTATACGATATGTATTCAGCGGCATTGCTGGGGGTAATTTTCAGAATTGTACAACATTCGGAAATAGCTGAAGATTTATTACAAGACACTTTCATTAAGATCTGGCATTCGGCAGAGAGCTACGACAGTAGCAAAGGCCGCTTATTTACCTGGATGATTAATATTGCCCGTAATCTGGCAATAGATAAAATAAGATCCAAGGACTTTAAAAATGCCAGTAAAAACCAAGACCTTGAAAATAACGTAGATTTCATTGACCTGCAAAGAAAGGTAACTTTCAACGCGGACACACTGGGAATCAAAGACATGGTTACTGCACTTAAACCAGAATTTAATAGTGTATTAGACATGGTTTATTTTAAAGGTTATACCCATGTAGAGGCAGCAGAAGAACTGAATTTACCATTAGGTACGGTTAAGACCCGGATCAGGATGGCTATTATGGAATTAAGAAAGCATTTTAATTAAAGTGGAAGAGGCAAAAGCATATATCGAAACAGGCATACTTGAACTTTACGTTCTCGGGCATCTCAATGCTCAGGAACAGCGTGAAGTAGAGGGAATGGCGGCAAAGTATCCTGCGATAAAAGAGGAGATTACCGCTATTGAAATTGCTATGGAACAATATGCAATCAAACATGCTATTGAACCCACCAGCGGATTGGATAAACAGATTTTCGAAAAAATAGGCATACCGGTTAATGAGGTACCCGTTTCAGGGAAAACAACTTCAACACCAGCTCACGAAGCTAAAATTGTGCCTTTACCGGCAGACCATGCGGCATCGACGATCAGAACTTTAAGATATTCATTAGTAGCCTGCATTGGGCTGTTAGTAGTGAGTGTTGCTGCGCTTTATGCAACACATGATAAGTTAAACGTTGCTAATCAGCAGATCATTGCGATGAACATTGATAAGGAGAAGTTTGCCAGTACTGTAAGTTTCATGAAAGATGAGAACAAAGATTTACAGGAAATTGCTGCTATTTCTGCTGACCCAAGCTGGACATCCGTAAAACTTGCCGGAACAAAAATTTCCCCGCAAGCGAACATGATGGTTTACTGGCACAAAAAAGGACAGCATGTAATGGTGGACAACACCAAAATGGCACTTCCTCAAAATGATGCTGCACATCAGTATCAATTATGGGCTATTGTAGATGGAAAACCGGTAGATCTGGGTGTATTTGATGCCAAATCTGGTCCTGGAAAACTATTGCTGACCATGAAAGAAGTTGGTCATGCACAGGCTTTCGCTGTTACGCTTGAAAAACGTGGTGGCAGTCCAAGTCCGACTATGGAAAAGATGATTGCAATGGGTGGTGTATCTATCTAGTTAATCCTTTTACTACCGCAGGAAGATGCTCAGCAATTGCTGAGGCTTTTACAGAAACCTGGTCAGCAGCAAGTTGATCTCCAGACATTCCATGTATATAACATGCTGCATAAGCGGTTTGACGAGCTTCATAACCTTGTGCAGCCAGCGAGGCAATTAAGCCTGTTAATACATCTCCCATCCCTCCTTGTGCCATTGCAGGATTGCCAGTTGAATTAATCATGACTTTTCCCTGCTGATCGATGATAAAAGTATATTGATTTTTAAGGACGATCACGCATTTTAACTCCACCGCTTTTTCTCTCGCAGTTTCTAAACGTGCCCACCAGGATTCATGAGCCCCGAAAAGATGATCAAATTCCTTCATATGAGGTGTCAGGATTGAACCTTCGGTCAATTGCTTCATTAAACTTTCGTCATTCCCCAAAAGATGTAAGGCATCAGCATCTATAACCAATGGAACTTTTAGCTTCAACAGGTTTTTCAATAAATCAATAATGGTGGCGTCTGTACCTAAACCCGGCCCTACAGCGATGATTTTGAATTTCTCCAATGCAGATGCTGCCAGTTCCTTCCGGTCCAGATACATCACTTCAGGAAGCGCTGTATTCAGAGCTATCAGACCGCTTTCAGGAATGGAAAGTGTTGTTAAGCCTGCTCCACCATATAAACATCCTTTAGCTGCAAGAATTGCTGCACCCATGGTTTCCTTTTGACCAGCAATAAGCAAGGCATGCCCATAAGTTCCTTTATGGGTAAAAGATTTCCGGGGTTGAATCAGTTCCTTGATATCACGCTGCTCCAAAAGCTGATAAGGAGAAACTTGCTTTTCAATAAACTCTTCATCCAGGCCAATTGACACTACACGGAAACGGTTTAATGCCGCTACCGATTCGGGAAAGAAGAAATTGATTTTTGGCCGCTGAAAACAGATAACCAGATCTGCTTTGATAAATATATCAGTTTTGGCAAATGCACCCTCAGCAGGAAACCCCGTAGGGATATCGACTGCAATCACCTGGTAGTTTAATCCATTAATGAATGTTGCAAGTTCTGCATAAGCGCCGCTTAATGGCTTATTTAAGCCCGATCCCAGTACAGCATCAATAATGACCCCACCTTTTATATTTTTGAGTTCTGCAACAGTTTTAACTGTGGTTAAAGGAAACCAAAGATCTTTTAACCGGTTCAGGTTCGTTTGATATTCTGTGGTCTGTTTATCAGAAAAATCAACCAGGTAAACAGCAACTGCACTATATCCTTTATCCTGAAGTATTCTGGCAATAGCTAATCCATCGGCACCATTATTACCTTTACCACATAAAATATTAATGGGAGTTTCTACAGTCTTAATCTCTTGTACAAACTCCGCTACAAATGCCATAGAGGCAGCTTCCATCAATTCTATGGAAGAGATATCGAGGTTCTTAATTGTGAATGCGTCTGCCGAACGCATCTGCTCCTGATTAATTAGCTTCTGCATATCTATTTATAGGTTAATGTTTCATTTCTTTCTTCAGGAACTTTCCTGTCAGACTGATCGGATTTTGAATCAGGCCTTCGGGTGTACCTTCAAAAATAATTCTTCCACCACCAGCTCCGCCTTCTTCTCCCAAATCAATTACCCAGTCGGCCACTTTGACTACATCCAGGTTATGCTCAATCACTAATACTGTATTTCCTTTATCTACAAGCTCGTTTAGTACCCCCAGCAGTACATTGATATCTTCAAAATGAAGGCCCGTTGTTGGCTCATCCAGGATATAGAAAGTTTTTCCAGTATCCTTTTTAGATAATTCAGTAGCCAGTTTGACGCGCTGCGCCTCTCCACCAGATAAAGTAGTGGAAGATTGTCCTAACGTAATATACCCTAGTCCGACGTCTTTTAAAGTCTTTATTTTACGGTAAATCACTGGCATATTCTCAAAAAATGCGCAAGCATCTTCAATACTCATATCCAGTACATCACTGATTGATTTACCACGGTAACGTACTTCCAGTGTTTCTCTGTTATATCTTCTTCCGCCACATTCTTCACAAGGCACATGGACATCAGGCAGGAAATTCATTTCAATAACCTTCATCCCTGCACCCTGACAAGTCTCACACCTTCCGCCCTTTACATTGAAAGAGAAACGACCAGGTTTATAACCTCTTATTTTAGCTTCCGGCAGTTGTACATATAGATTTCTGATGTCAGAGAAAACCCCGGTATAAGTAGATGGATTTGATCTTGGTGTTCTGCCAATCGGCGCCTGATCAATTTCAATAACTTTATCTATTTCCTTGATCCCGTTGATTTTTTCATAAGGCAAAGGATGTTTTTTCGCCCTGAAGAAATGGTGGTTTAATATCGGGTATAAAGTCTCCGTAATCAGACTCGATTTACCGCTTCCGGAAACCCCGGTAACTGCAATAAACTTGCCTAACGGAAAGTCTACAGAAACTTCTTTCAGGTTATGGCCGCTGGCTTTAATGATAGATAGTTTATGCCCGTTTCCTTTTCTTCTTTTAGCAGGAACGGTAATTTCCTTCTTTCCATTCAAGTAGGCAGCAGTCAGTGTTCCTGATTTCAGAATTTCTTTTGGTGTTCCCTGTGCAACAATCTGCCCTCCGCGCAAACCTGCTGCCGGACCAACGTCAATCACGTAATCGGCTTCCAGGATCATATCTTTATCATGTTCTACAACCAGAACAGTGTTCCCAAGATCACGCAGGTTTTTCAGTGCGCCAATTAACCGCTCATTGTCACGCTGGTGAAGACCGATACTTGGTTCATCCAGAATATACATCACGTTCATCAGTTGTGAACCAATTTGTGTAGCCAGACGGATCCTTTGTGCTTCACCTCCTGACAAGGTTCTTGCTGTTCTGTCCAGTGAAAGATAATTCAGGCCCACGTCGGTCAAAAAGCCCAGCCTGGTTCTGATTTCTTTCAGGATCTCTTTAGCAATTGTATTTTGTCTTTCATTTAAACGGCTCTCCAGCTCATTAAACCAGCCTTTAAGACTGTTAATGTCCATTTCTGCCAGTTCAAAGATATTCTTGCCATCTACTTTAAAGTGCAGGCTTTCTTTTTTCAGTCTTGCGCCATTACAAGAAGGACAGGTTTTAAGTTTACGGAAGGTCTCCATATCATCTACAGCTCCCTCTCCTTTCTTCTCGTTCTGTTCTTCAAGTAATTTGATAATCCCATCAAACGTAATCTGATAGTTTTGTACATTCCACTTATTATATTCAACAGCTACTGATAATAAATCAGGGCTGCCATTAAGTAGAATATTAATATTTTCTTCTCCTAATTTCTCAATTGGAGTGGAAAGAGAAAAGTTATATTTTTTGGCCAGTGCTTTAATCACCTGGAACATCCAGATATCGCGGTATTCACCAAGCGGAGCTAATCCACCACTCATGATACTTAATTTCGGATTAGGCATAACAGATTCTCTGTCTACCACGAAGATATACCCTAAACCATCACATCTTTCACAGGCCCCATAAGGTGAGTTGAAAGAAAAACTGTTCGGCTGTGGTTCATCGTAAGAAATCCCTGTAGTCGGGCACATTAAAAACTTGCTGAAATGAGAGACATTATTCTCTTTGTCGCTGATTTTAATAATCCCTTTACCCACACGCATCGCAGTCTGAACAGAATCAATTAATCGTTTATGATCTTTTCTGTCTACCAGCAACCTGTCTACGACAATCTCTATATCATGGATTTTGTACCTGTCAACCTGCATTTTTGGAGCCATATCCTGTATCTCTCCATCAATACGCACTTTAACATACCCTTGTTTACGGATTTGTTCGAACAGTTCACGATAATGTCCTTTACGGCCTTTAACTACAGGAGCCAGGATATTAACAGCTACGCCGTCATATTTATTA
The DNA window shown above is from Pedobacter cryoconitis and carries:
- the ytxJ gene encoding bacillithiol system redox-active protein YtxJ gives rise to the protein MEWKNITDPDQISGIKKQEGYSLIFKHSTRCSVSMMAKKRFELDWEIIPEGTNLYFLDLISHRAISAQIAETFQVHHESPQILLIKDGDCVLDASHSDISADEVAELINN
- a CDS encoding OsmC family protein; the encoded protein is MATSKITYNGGLRTTSVHLRSGNEIITDAPVDNKGKGEAFSPTDLLATSLGNCMITIVGIAAAEHGFNIDGATCEITKIMAEGPRRVAEIIAVLQFPANNYSDKDKKIIERSANTCPVFYSLHPDLKKTISFNY
- the lipA gene encoding lipoyl synthase, which codes for MIELPVVSANPVQRKPDWLRVKLPVGKEYAQVRSLVDTHKLHTICESGNCPNMGECWGAGTATFMILGNICTRSCSFCAVATGRPKAVDTDEPNRVANSVKLMQVKHCVITSVDRDDLKDGGSIIWAETLQAIRRESPSTTLETLIPDFRGIWDNLYRVLEERPEVMSHNIETVRRLTKQVRVQAKYDRSLECLKRISEFGLRTKTGIMLGLGETEDDVLEAMDDLVANGVHILTLGQYLQPTRNHHPVVDWIHPDQFAKYKEIGMQKGLRYVESGPLVRSSYHAEKHLFDF
- a CDS encoding RNA polymerase sigma factor, which encodes MAPNKKISLTEEDLVRALKGQETIAIQALYDMYSAALLGVIFRIVQHSEIAEDLLQDTFIKIWHSAESYDSSKGRLFTWMINIARNLAIDKIRSKDFKNASKNQDLENNVDFIDLQRKVTFNADTLGIKDMVTALKPEFNSVLDMVYFKGYTHVEAAEELNLPLGTVKTRIRMAIMELRKHFN
- a CDS encoding anti-sigma factor domain-containing protein, translated to MEEAKAYIETGILELYVLGHLNAQEQREVEGMAAKYPAIKEEITAIEIAMEQYAIKHAIEPTSGLDKQIFEKIGIPVNEVPVSGKTTSTPAHEAKIVPLPADHAASTIRTLRYSLVACIGLLVVSVAALYATHDKLNVANQQIIAMNIDKEKFASTVSFMKDENKDLQEIAAISADPSWTSVKLAGTKISPQANMMVYWHKKGQHVMVDNTKMALPQNDAAHQYQLWAIVDGKPVDLGVFDAKSGPGKLLLTMKEVGHAQAFAVTLEKRGGSPSPTMEKMIAMGGVSI
- a CDS encoding NAD(P)H-hydrate dehydratase, translating into MQKLINQEQMRSADAFTIKNLDISSIELMEAASMAFVAEFVQEIKTVETPINILCGKGNNGADGLAIARILQDKGYSAVAVYLVDFSDKQTTEYQTNLNRLKDLWFPLTTVKTVAELKNIKGGVIIDAVLGSGLNKPLSGAYAELATFINGLNYQVIAVDIPTGFPAEGAFAKTDIFIKADLVICFQRPKINFFFPESVAALNRFRVVSIGLDEEFIEKQVSPYQLLEQRDIKELIQPRKSFTHKGTYGHALLIAGQKETMGAAILAAKGCLYGGAGLTTLSIPESGLIALNTALPEVMYLDRKELAASALEKFKIIAVGPGLGTDATIIDLLKNLLKLKVPLVIDADALHLLGNDESLMKQLTEGSILTPHMKEFDHLFGAHESWWARLETAREKAVELKCVIVLKNQYTFIIDQQGKVMINSTGNPAMAQGGMGDVLTGLIASLAAQGYEARQTAYAACYIHGMSGDQLAADQVSVKASAIAEHLPAVVKGLTR
- the uvrA gene encoding excinuclease ABC subunit UvrA, translating into MSKNTIDLGEQKDVEVYGARVHNLKNIDISFPRNQLVVITGLSGSGKSSLAFDTIYAEGQRRYMETFSAYSRQFMGGMERPDVDKVSGLSPVIAIEQKTTSKNPRSTVGTITEIYDFMRLLYARTADAFSYNTGEKMERMSEDQILNNIYNKYDGVAVNILAPVVKGRKGHYRELFEQIRKQGYVKVRIDGEIQDMAPKMQVDRYKIHDIEIVVDRLLVDRKDHKRLIDSVQTAMRVGKGIIKISDKENNVSHFSKFLMCPTTGISYDEPQPNSFSFNSPYGACERCDGLGYIFVVDRESVMPNPKLSIMSGGLAPLGEYRDIWMFQVIKALAKKYNFSLSTPIEKLGEENINILLNGSPDLLSVAVEYNKWNVQNYQITFDGIIKLLEEQNEKKGEGAVDDMETFRKLKTCPSCNGARLKKESLHFKVDGKNIFELAEMDINSLKGWFNELESRLNERQNTIAKEILKEIRTRLGFLTDVGLNYLSLDRTARTLSGGEAQRIRLATQIGSQLMNVMYILDEPSIGLHQRDNERLIGALKNLRDLGNTVLVVEHDKDMILEADYVIDVGPAAGLRGGQIVAQGTPKEILKSGTLTAAYLNGKKEITVPAKRRKGNGHKLSIIKASGHNLKEVSVDFPLGKFIAVTGVSGSGKSSLITETLYPILNHHFFRAKKHPLPYEKINGIKEIDKVIEIDQAPIGRTPRSNPSTYTGVFSDIRNLYVQLPEAKIRGYKPGRFSFNVKGGRCETCQGAGMKVIEMNFLPDVHVPCEECGGRRYNRETLEVRYRGKSISDVLDMSIEDACAFFENMPVIYRKIKTLKDVGLGYITLGQSSTTLSGGEAQRVKLATELSKKDTGKTFYILDEPTTGLHFEDINVLLGVLNELVDKGNTVLVIEHNLDVVKVADWVIDLGEEGGAGGGRIIFEGTPEGLIQNPISLTGKFLKKEMKH